Proteins from a genomic interval of Bacteroidales bacterium:
- a CDS encoding 6-bladed beta-propeller → MAMEYHCVNKQNPQDLTALNRKRNKRKACMKVIVYFLVVLIFSQCKMSSNNSGTGDFVEIDISKKYPEKEVYIQDIAKVEYIPLETNSSTLMRSSARIVHVSDNYIIVTNASDGDVFVFDGNGKSKFSFNHKGKSGTDYNRLYSIAFDEQAKEIFIFDRASAHPKFLVYAEDGEFKRILESPSNFLPRDVYNFDDNTLLVYDEYGLSTNKYSNKPYMLISKKDGSIIDTLDIYLPDRVSNKVYFEVEVNGQKMTTSLNLNMFNNRSYGKDFLIADWSSDTIYRLTSQKKLQPLIIRKPSVQNSEPKTVITNELITDKFIFMGKGTLDFELAKKANTFPTMSLMYDFETGQLSEYKLINRDFESSNVGFYPAITSENTGVMTLVVSRLFEADEAGKIKGELKQVLELLDEEDNPILMKIKF, encoded by the coding sequence ATGGCTATGGAATATCATTGTGTTAACAAACAGAATCCACAAGACCTGACGGCACTGAACCGGAAGAGAAACAAACGAAAAGCATGCATGAAAGTAATCGTTTATTTTTTAGTGGTATTGATATTTTCACAATGTAAGATGAGCAGCAACAATTCAGGAACAGGGGATTTTGTTGAAATAGACATTTCTAAAAAATATCCTGAAAAAGAAGTATATATACAAGATATAGCCAAAGTCGAATATATTCCATTAGAAACCAACAGCAGCACGCTAATGAGGTCATCTGCACGAATCGTTCATGTGTCTGATAACTATATCATTGTCACTAATGCATCAGACGGTGATGTTTTTGTTTTTGATGGTAATGGTAAGTCTAAATTCAGTTTTAATCACAAAGGCAAAAGTGGAACAGATTACAATCGGTTGTACAGTATTGCATTTGATGAACAGGCAAAAGAAATATTTATTTTCGACAGGGCTTCTGCTCATCCTAAATTTCTTGTATATGCCGAAGACGGTGAATTTAAACGGATACTTGAGAGTCCTTCCAATTTTTTGCCTCGTGATGTGTATAATTTCGATGATAACACACTTCTTGTATACGATGAATATGGCCTGAGTACGAATAAATATTCAAATAAGCCTTATATGCTTATATCCAAAAAGGATGGGAGCATCATAGATACTTTGGATATCTATTTGCCAGATAGGGTATCAAACAAAGTTTATTTTGAGGTTGAAGTCAACGGGCAAAAAATGACGACATCATTAAATTTGAACATGTTCAATAATCGTTCATACGGGAAGGATTTCCTTATTGCTGACTGGTCTTCCGATACCATTTACAGGTTGACATCCCAAAAGAAACTGCAACCTTTGATCATCCGGAAACCGTCTGTACAAAATTCCGAACCCAAAACGGTGATAACAAACGAACTAATTACAGATAAGTTTATTTTTATGGGTAAAGGAACATTGGATTTCGAATTAGCGAAAAAAGCAAACACTTTTCCGACAATGTCTTTAATGTATGATTTTGAAACAGGACAATTGAGTGAATATAAACTAATCAATAGAGATTTTGAATCGTCGAATGTCGGATTTTATCCTGCTATAACTTCTGAGAACACAGGTGTTATGACATTAGTAGTATCCAGATTGTTTGAAGCGGATGAAGCCGGAAAAATAAAAGGGGAATTGAAGCAGGTTTTGGAATTACTTGACGAAGAAGATAATCCGATTCTGATGAAAATTAAGTTTTAA
- a CDS encoding glycosyltransferase family 4 protein gives MKIFFIIPGSGDSFYCGNCFRDNLQASALRRAGHEVVVMPLYLPLKQKSFQAGSPLFFPATTYYTAQKFFRKRKMPKWLERVTVSNMMLNFASSLSGTTSAEGMEEMTLSMITGDDRAFREQVTQLVDWIKNQEKPDVIHLSSTLLIGIAKIIRQELDIPVVCSVQDEEVWIDSLDEKYAVVAWQGITDNLQYIDRFVTTSEFYKKELQKRIPQITEVDVVYPGINREKYASPVYPSDPVIGFFYRMNRENGLDILADAFVKLKQKDTVKNLRLKIGGGFTGKDKPFLKQVKKMLSPWQEYVEIEDSYNPDDHAPFYGSITVISVPITFEEGVGLYLCEAFAAGRPAVEPATGSFREIVDDAGIIYEPNNSDALAEALEKILTDEKLMAECRENALSLSSSRYNDRISAEKLSTLYKELRVQCSGFNVNLEF, from the coding sequence ATGAAGATTTTTTTCATCATTCCCGGGTCAGGAGATTCATTTTATTGCGGTAATTGTTTCCGCGATAACCTTCAGGCATCGGCATTGAGAAGGGCAGGACATGAAGTGGTGGTCATGCCGCTTTACCTTCCCCTGAAACAGAAATCATTCCAGGCCGGTTCCCCGTTGTTTTTCCCTGCAACCACCTACTATACGGCACAAAAGTTTTTCAGGAAAAGAAAAATGCCCAAATGGCTGGAACGGGTTACAGTATCAAACATGATGCTGAACTTTGCTTCGTCTTTGTCCGGGACCACATCCGCCGAAGGAATGGAGGAAATGACTTTATCCATGATTACCGGCGACGACCGGGCATTCCGGGAGCAGGTTACCCAGCTGGTCGACTGGATCAAAAACCAGGAAAAACCGGATGTGATCCATCTGTCCAGTACCTTGTTGATCGGTATCGCAAAAATTATCCGGCAGGAACTGGATATTCCGGTAGTCTGTTCCGTACAGGACGAAGAGGTATGGATCGATAGCCTGGATGAAAAATATGCTGTTGTTGCATGGCAGGGAATTACGGACAACCTTCAATATATAGACCGCTTTGTCACCACCAGTGAATTCTATAAAAAAGAACTTCAGAAAAGGATTCCGCAGATCACTGAGGTAGATGTGGTCTATCCCGGGATAAACCGGGAAAAATATGCTTCACCGGTATATCCTTCCGATCCCGTGATCGGTTTCTTTTACCGGATGAATCGGGAAAACGGACTGGACATACTGGCTGACGCCTTTGTCAAACTGAAGCAAAAAGATACGGTGAAAAACCTCAGGTTAAAGATTGGCGGCGGTTTCACCGGAAAAGACAAACCTTTCCTGAAACAGGTGAAAAAGATGCTTTCTCCTTGGCAGGAATATGTCGAGATAGAAGATTCGTACAATCCGGACGATCATGCCCCGTTTTACGGCTCCATAACGGTGATAAGCGTTCCTATTACCTTTGAGGAAGGCGTCGGACTTTACCTTTGCGAAGCATTCGCCGCAGGACGCCCGGCAGTGGAACCGGCAACCGGTTCGTTCAGGGAAATAGTGGATGATGCGGGTATCATTTACGAGCCGAACAACAGCGATGCACTGGCTGAAGCCCTCGAAAAGATCTTGACCGACGAAAAACTGATGGCCGAATGCCGCGAAAATGCCCTGTCGCTCTCTTCCTCCAGATATAACGACCGTATTTCCGCCGAAAAGCTATCGACTCTATATAAAGAATTACGAGTTCAATGTTCCGGCTTCAATGTTAATCTTGAATTTTGA
- a CDS encoding winged helix-turn-helix domain-containing protein translates to MKYPFEIISWIIMQLLLHHKALSIEQISEHTKYSEPIIILALGILLHEGKIELFEKDDDLYIELKEKAN, encoded by the coding sequence ATGAAATATCCGTTTGAAATAATCTCCTGGATCATAATGCAATTATTGTTGCATCATAAGGCGTTGAGTATCGAACAGATATCTGAACATACAAAATATTCCGAGCCGATAATAATCCTTGCATTGGGTATTTTACTCCACGAAGGAAAAATAGAATTGTTCGAAAAAGACGACGACCTGTATATAGAATTGAAGGAAAAAGCGAACTAA
- a CDS encoding lipopolysaccharide kinase InaA family protein yields the protein MRNDEIITKPIVLSGLYEEDRDIEKVPAKTYFNFRKRKLKKNMKTVINPKYEYLSDFIGKIPDETYCHDKVYKNQRNIVKKVTVNGIPLIIKRYKRPTLANCFIYTFFRMSKAQRAYEYGFRLKEMGFDTAESIAYIEIRRNGFFHTGYYISEYLPHRLLEVMENYYYALRSEILSDFVNFTIRQHQAGIFNKDYNLSNIFFYKEGNRWEFVLIDTNRIQFRRKVNRRAIVKQLKSTSTCIVTTTQIAEYYAKRCGWNDRILCGIILLGQGLRPTNRIKCFFKDLIADLEYIIDLKFIISK from the coding sequence ATGAGAAATGATGAAATAATTACAAAACCGATCGTTTTATCCGGTCTTTATGAAGAAGACAGGGATATTGAGAAAGTACCCGCGAAAACTTATTTTAATTTTAGAAAACGGAAATTGAAAAAGAACATGAAAACTGTTATTAATCCTAAATATGAATACCTGTCCGATTTTATCGGGAAAATTCCTGACGAAACATACTGTCACGACAAAGTGTACAAGAATCAACGGAATATTGTCAAAAAAGTAACTGTAAACGGTATACCGTTGATCATTAAACGGTATAAAAGACCGACATTAGCCAACTGTTTCATTTATACCTTTTTCAGGATGAGCAAAGCGCAACGCGCTTACGAATACGGCTTCCGCCTCAAAGAGATGGGTTTCGATACGGCTGAGTCAATCGCTTATATAGAGATTCGCAGGAATGGTTTTTTCCATACGGGATACTATATTTCCGAGTACTTGCCTCACCGGCTTCTGGAAGTTATGGAAAATTACTACTATGCACTCCGGTCGGAAATCCTTTCCGATTTCGTAAACTTTACTATCCGTCAGCACCAGGCAGGGATATTCAATAAAGATTATAACCTCTCGAATATATTTTTCTACAAAGAGGGAAACCGGTGGGAATTCGTACTGATTGATACAAACCGCATACAATTCCGCCGGAAAGTCAACCGCAGGGCAATTGTCAAACAGTTGAAATCCACTTCGACATGTATAGTCACAACAACCCAAATAGCGGAATATTATGCCAAACGGTGCGGATGGAATGACAGAATCCTGTGCGGGATAATACTTCTCGGACAAGGACTCAGACCGACCAACAGGATAAAGTGTTTTTTCAAAGATCTGATTGCCGACCTGGAATATATTATAGACCTTAAATTTATTATCAGTAAATAA
- a CDS encoding winged helix-turn-helix domain-containing protein, with protein sequence MRNNSNTYKDSMEMDANAIWLSLLDHGTLSIEEVGKVTNLEESSIYLALGWLTRENEIQIFEEHDILYVELHHSISEMFYGK encoded by the coding sequence ATGAGAAATAATTCAAACACATACAAGGATAGTATGGAAATGGACGCCAATGCAATTTGGCTCTCACTTTTAGATCATGGTACCCTGAGTATCGAAGAAGTCGGAAAAGTGACCAATCTTGAAGAATCCTCCATATATCTCGCCCTCGGATGGTTAACGAGGGAAAATGAGATACAGATTTTTGAAGAGCATGATATATTGTACGTTGAACTACATCACAGTATTTCGGAAATGTTTTATGGAAAATGA